The sequence GTACTTTGGACCCTTGGGCCactggttgccgttattttaaagtaaccaaattttaacacgtgaatagaAACCTCGTTTGGATCATtgtgagactaggaaaacataacttttctcgaTTCTGCAAAATAAGGATCGGCCTAATGTACAGGGTACTTGGAAAGGttttctttcactcgtaacttcgggaataaatagctacatccatagtaaaacagtaaaagaaggcagggagccgagatggtatgacgcaaaagtgtgaaaatcattgacgcagagagcgtgtcatgctaaaatgaaaaaaagtcagcacggatttatccgttaatgaacgcgagttaataactaaaaaatataggatgactaaagccgccacgaaggaagcgttcaggaatgcgtttacgaattttaaaagaaaaacactagtagagcagttacaggataacccaaaagcattttggtcatatgttagggaagttcaaggtaaacgatctaccgtgcgTTCGCTGAGacacgacaatggagatgtgttgacaaacagttgcgataaagccaatttattaaattcctacttcaagagcgtgttcacggagccttccgagaactcacccgagaccattgacaatccctgtatacataagatgccagctattgacattagtacgctcggaatagaaaatatattgaaatcgttcagtccaaataaatcacttagtccagacgaaatcccttttcgcgtatatagagaactagcctcagaaattgccccctacttgcagttaatattcaataaatccatcaaaatcaaataatcatccacgaagtacctaatgactagaaaatcgctaatgtaacgccaatatttaaaagtggagacaaggaacagccatctaattacaggccgatatccttaacgtccatctcatgcaaggtccttgaacacatcgtagtcagctcggtaatgaaatacctagacgcgcaaaacttattggTCAAAACTTATTGAACGCGAGTAAAGAAGAGccgccaggtatgtgaaaggtcgttacgatagtcttgttagtgcagctgacctcttagataaactcgaagaGGAATCTCtattggaccgtagattgaaaaatagactaaactaagacaggttcagaatgtcttttttccacgatcaataagagattataacggcagccatagaactcataaatagatttcatgacttgtagtgtagcctaccaacccatgtaaaacttagtgcatgtccttaattttattgttatttctagcggcatatggtagcataatttgttactaTACATGACATTTTTTGGATCGTGtgctgtgcatgtgggagtccaattgcatgatgcatgtcgatgattgatcaccccctgccaaacaccctagaggtggctcgcagggtattgtgtagatgtatccAGGACCAAAACTGGGGGGAGCAAGGCGTGGTCGTGCAAGTTGTAGCATCGTAGCATtgtaaaggttaatgaaaccaaaattttaagaaaattacgaaagcaaattatttgtttttcttatcatattcttggaggtgtgattttttatttttgttatctgTCACGTACTTTTACAGAAACTTTGTTCAAACATTTCGTTTTGGATTTATTTACTTCCGCCCTAATGGGGGGCAGTTGCACCCTCCTGTCCCCCGCTGGGTTCGCCCATGGATTAGAGGATATAAACTTTGCAATGGTTCAAGGCTTCTCGTAACTATGAAGGCACCAAGGGACTATAtgtgttcgcgcaatccggcccgaaggtggcacagaagaaatgcgcgcggggacgtgtgccccgggttatgatgaaatgaaaggcgaggacaccttcaatcaAATTTAGTTTATTCGCGCGCAACTCGCGGGGAAGCGCACGCTGAacactccgcgtccacacgctcccggctttgGTAAAACACTGACAAACacccacgccgtcggcgagggcatcgatgctagggtaaaagggttactgaccctgagtaacggcactctctcactccaaaagggtgtgagtcgagtccccttggcggagaccaagagaaagggggccgaaagggacttcgcCCGGCCTTGGAAAATCCCGAGTGCGACGATACTCGccgcaggggagggggggaaatacccaacattCCGCCCGCCTTGAAAAGCTGTGATTTTCAATAAAGAGCGTGGAGCGTGTGGGGGAgtgcaaaacaaacaaacacataCATCATATACACATACATGGAAGAAACACGTAAATAGACAACTGCCAAACATAGTGAGAGCCTTTTGAAATGAAGTCTCTTTGTCCGTGATGAAGGCTCACTTTCATTGCATGTGGCATGTTCCACATAAATACAagtaatgaaaaaggaaactgAAATATCACTCGATATTTACACAAACGACACTTGATGAAATCACTGACACTCTCACTAATAAATTATCACTCACAATAATTCACTAGTTTACTTGATAAAAAATGTCACCTATTTACAATGATAACTGAAAATAAGTCCATTAAATCATGAAAGTTTATGATTAAACACGATTCTCTCAGTCTGCAAATAAAACTtatacaaatggaaattttcaaaaatgaaattcaacgtTCAAATTTTAGCTTTCCTCTTTAGGCAAGGGACAGAGTTTGTTGACCGCCCGCCGTATTAGCCCGGCAGTCGTTCTCACTGTCGCCACTCTCGAAACCCCATCCTCACCGGGGTGGAGCTGCACGATGCGACCGAGGCTCCACCGGAGAGGGGGTAGATTGTCCTCCTTGATAAGGACCAAGTCGCCTTGCTGCATGCTGGGTGCCTCTCTGGTCCACTTGGGTCTAACCTGGAGGCTGGACAGGTACTCCTTGTGCCAACGAGACCAGAAATGCTGTTGCATCCTGGTCACGTGCTGCCATCTGGATAGACGATTGACGGGGATATCAATCATATTTGGGTCAGGGATGGCAGTGAGTGCGTCACCAATTAAGAAATGGCCAGGAGTCAATGGATTGAGGTCATTAGGATCTGATGACATTTGGGTAATTGGTCGGGAGATAAGGCACGCCTCTATCATAGTTAAATAAGTGTATGTCTCCTCATACGTGAGGGATGCGTTCCCAACAATTCTCCTGAGATGATATTTGAGTGAACGGACAGCCGCTTCCCAAAGGCCTCCAAAGTGGGGTGAACGAGGGGGAATTAAGTGCCAATTGATGCCTTGTGAGGATGAGTAGTGATGAAGTCTTTCCTGGTGTGACTTCGATGAGAATACTTTCTTGAGATCCTTCAATTCCCGATTCGCTCCCACAAAATTTGTGCCATTGTCTGAATAAATGTCGCTGCACTTTCCTCGTCGAGATGTGAAGCGCTTTAAAGCTCCCAAAAATGCTTCTGTCGTCAAATCCCCCACTAATTCAAGATGCACTGTCTTGGTGGAGAAGCAAACAAATACAGATATATAAGCCTTGATTGGCTGAGATCCTCGACGACGACTAGTTTTTACATAAATGGGGCCGCAATAATCAACCCCGCACCTTAAAAAGGGGCGAGTTGGTTCAAGTCTCTGTCTTGGTAAATTACCCATTAACTGTGGTACAGCCTTAGGGTTACTGCGAAAGCATCTTGTGCATTGATGTACGATCTGACGGCAGAGATTTCTTCCACTTAAAGGCCAGAAACGTTGCCGTATTGACGAAAGAAGCAGTTGCGGTCCAGCGTGAAGTTGCCTGATGTGTTCTTGCATCACGCTCAATTTTGTAAGATGATGTTTCGGAGGCAAGACAATTGGATGCTTCTGACTATAGGAAATATTAGAGGAACTTATTCTTCCTCCCACCCGGATCACGTTGTTTTCATCCAGAAATGCATGCAGATTTTTCAAGCTTGTTTTCCTGCTAACTTGATTTTTCCGCTGAAGGTCATGAAGCTCATTAAAAAACACTTCTCTTTGAGCTGCTTTAATCAACTGCGTAAGAGCCGCCTCTATTTCTCGAGCCGTGAGCTCTCCCGTTTTCCTCTCAGTGCGTGACTTTGAGGCGTTGTGTCTGAATCGCAGGCAATAAGCCGTTACCCTCTGCAATTTGGATAATGACGAATAGCGCTGGATTAATTGGTTCACCTCCACTGCAATTAAAGCGGTGGCCATTGGTCGTTTCTCGGGGAGCTCTAGCATCTCAATGAATGATTCTGGCGGCCATTCATTTTCATGTCCATTCATCCAAGGCGGTCCTTGCCACCATGATGCCATCTCGTGCAATTGTTGTGGGGTAATCCCCCTGGAAATGTGATCCGCTGGATTGTCCACTCCTCTGATATGCCTCCATTTGCATTTACTTGTGAGCTCGTGGATCTCGGCAACCCTGTTGGCGACGAAAGTCTTCCAATCGGATGATGGTGCCTTCAGCCATGAGAGGACCACTGTAGAGTCTGACCACAGAGTAGGGCTTCCCGAAAATGAGAGTGATGATGAGACCTTTTGAATGAGGTTTGCGAGGAGTACTGCTGCGCAGAGTTCTAGCCTGGGAAGAGTGGTTTTCTTCAGCGGCGCCACTCGCGACTTGGAGCATAGAAGACGCATCATGAATTTTCCATCTGATTCGATGGACCTGACGTATACACATGCACCATAAGCGGATTCTGAGGCATCACAAAAGCCGTGAATCTCATAAACACTGCAATTCTTCGCAATAACGCGCCGGGGAAGTCGCAAATCATTTAGGCATCTGAATGATTCACGGAAATCAAGCCATTTTGAATGTAGCTCCGCAGGAAGTGATTCATCCCATTCCAATCTGAGTTCCCACAGTCgctgaaggaatatttttgcctTTAGAATGATTGGTCCTATAAGACCCAGAGGATCAAATATCCTTGCAAGATCGGAAAGAACTGATCGTTTAGATACTCGGGCTTTACAATCGAAGTTCTTCGTGTCGAAATGGAAGACATCCGCGTTTGGATTCCAAAGAATTCCCAGGCTCCTGATGGTGTTGTTTCCTTCCGGACGAATCTGATAAGATGCCTCCCTGTGGTTCAATGGGATTTTCTTCAGCAATGCGGGATGATTAGAGCACCATTTTCGAAGCTTAAAACCTCCTCTTTCTAGCAATGTGATAATTCCTTCTTGAATTTTCTCAGCCTCCTCGATCGAGCTGCTGCCTGTGAGGAGATCATCTACGTAGAAATCTTTCATCACCACTGCTGCAGCGCGAGGATCACGATGCGATTCTTTCCTTGGTGGATGGTCCTCTTCCTCTACGACTAACTTTATGTGCCCAAGATCTCGATATTCCTTCATGAATAAAGAATATGCTAATTTCCTCTCCTCGTCCCTTTGAAGTCGCttctcaatcatcataaaggtGCGATTGGCGATTTGCTCAGAATCTCCAAGGTGACTGATGTCTCCTTTGATGGGTAGTCTAACGATGAAGCGCCCATCTGCCCCTCTTGTGgtgtttttcttgaaatgttcttcacATTTCACCTTTTCTGCTGAGAGTTTTGAAGCCGGTTTGCACTCCTCTAATTTCCAGAAGTTTTTTACCTGGTCTTCCAAGTTTGTCTCCACGCTAAAATggcatgatgatgacgatgacgctGTTGACGCCTCCCCCTGGCATGGAAGACTTGCTGTAGTGGACTGTATTTTTGTTGAAGACGGAATGAATGGTGTTGAATTTGCTGATAGATTTATTTGCGGGAGCTTCACGGGAGCAACATCGTGGCCCTTTTCCTTTGATTTGCTTGCGGTGGGTGATTGTATTATTTGTTCGGCCTTTGAGACGGCATCAAAATACGCGTCTTCGAATTCCTCCCACTCTCCTTCGCTTCCCGCATTCAATAATTCGATCTCAGATTGCACATCTTCGAATTTCTGCCaaatatccttaaatttctccAGGCGGAGACGCAATTCATGGATTCCATCAGGAATCTCAACTCtttccacaaaattcttaaatCTAGTGACTCTAGCCTTGATATGCCCGcgttttataattaattctttaattttctctgccatcgctCTGAGAAACGTGCCTTAATGGGTCAATTAGCAGTGGGGAAATGACAGGAAAGGGTATGCACTCACTGCCTACCTTGTGCTGCGATGGCTGCGTAATGCTGCGCTGCTGGTGCGCCGATGCCGCTGCGGTGACTGATGTGTCCTCCGCTGGTTGGATGGCACCTCTCTGGAGATGCTGATTGATGAATGATAGTGCTGATGGTCCTCTGCTTGAAGACCCCGATTTGAGTGTTTGCCGGGAGATGCCTCGCGATGAAATAATCTTGCGCCGATGCACAAAGATTCCAATTATGATTGCCGATCACTGGTgtgatccggcccgaaggaccaaaaatgttcgcgcaatccggcccgaaggtggcacagaagaaatgcgcgcggggacgtgtgccccgggttatgatgaaatgaaaggcgaggacaccttcaatcaAATTTAGTTTATTCGCGCGCAACTCGCGGGGAAGCGCACGCTGaaaactccgcgtccacacgctcccggctttgGTAAAACACTGACAAACacccacgccgtcggcgagggcatcgatgctagggtaaaagggttactgaccctgagtaacggcactctctcactccaaaagggtgtgagtcgagtccccttggcggagaccaagagaaagggggccgaaagggacttcgcccggccttggaaaatcccgagtgcgacgacactcgccgcaggggagggggggaaatacccaacaaTATGGTTTCATCGAATCCAGTCGGGTAAATGCAGTGTTCATTGCATCACGTTAGTATATATACCCTTAGTTATAATATATATGGTTAGTACCCTTACATACTTCCGCGTCGGCGGCAGTGCTTCCTGCACAAACTATTGACCTGAGCGGAGAAAAACTCGCGAGTCCTGCTCCCACCAGTTTTCAAATGCGCCCACAATCAACCGATAACGGCCTAGGCGCTCCAAGTTACCTCTCGCTTCTCTATTACATTCCGTACCATTCAGCACtggccgtcgtttctaggaatcatctttcatttttatctcaccacttttccttcttttttgtattttttcgtaatgtttatggtactttcatttttctgaacttaattGTCTCGAAATCGAAGATTAATGTGTCACGTATGCATTCAAAACTCCTCTGAATAATAATTCTATCACAtaagtttttacatttcttttattcGTACATTAGCACTGTAAATGTGCAGATGCATCTCaaggaagcaaaaaaaatgtgaataaattagtTTGGACAATTTTCATAgttgcttattttaaaaataatagattttatgtTTAGCGATGATAAGTCCCCTGAAAATGTAATTCACGCAATTGACCAAGGTTCGATGCCGCAGTTTATCTCGAGTATGATATCGAACACCATTTTGAGATGAAATATTGCACACAGGATCTTTAGTATTGACCTTGGCAGTGGAATTCAATGCCGACATTGACGGAAATGTAATACCGGGATTTCCAAGACGATCGCAATAACTTAGATGTGAAGATAATGACGGATTATGACTTGATGGATGTCACCATTCAGCCTGATAAAGAGATGGAAAGCGAGGAAGATAATGCAGGAATTCAAGAACTCGTCCGAAGAGAGTCAGGAAGTGGATGAAGAAAACGCCAATGCACCTCACCTAAATTCTTCCGAAGGCACTTAAATGACTTACGATTTATGGTACGCAGCTAAACTCGAAGTAACGGATACGCCTTTTTCTGGCCCCTCAGGACTAAAAGTAAATCTTTCCGACGAGAATCCTTACGACTATACTATACTCATTTCCAATGATGATTTATTTAGTTACTTGTGAAAAAAACGAATGCCAATAGTGATTATATGGTTCGAAATAATACTCCTCCAAATGCCGGAATAGCGTAGTGGAAAATCTTTAGTCGATGagaattggaaacattttttggctgtctatttctaatggaaatatatctcttagaagattacaaatattattgaaaaaaactgaaatgtataatttccctgtttttttccaattacatGTCACGCGATAGGTTTTTGCAAATATTGCGCGCTATGCACTATGGTAGAAATGTGACAGAAGGCGAACACGAACCCAGTGATCCATTGCACCAAATACGCGCAGCTACGAGTGAAGGGTAATACCCAGTAAGGGCAGTGAGTCTAGACGAATTTCCATGAAACGAAGAGATTCCCAGACGAAAGTCCATAGTTCTTTGTAGAAATCGGTTACTGGTTAAAATTCATTCCTAAGAAACGtcacaaatatggaataaaattgtaCATGATCACTGAACCATGCGGTTTAGTTTTTGATTGCTTGATATATTGTGGCGGTGAGGATGAAGGAGTAGAGAGTTCAGGTCACGTCGAGAAAGTGACTCATGAattgttggaaaatttttaaaatacggtgCAATCAGTGCACATGGGCAACTATTACAACAGCCTGAACACATGCAATTGTCTGCTTAGAGAGGAAACATACGTTACAGGTGCACtgcaaatgaagaggaaaaataaccccgatatattgaaataaaaattggagaagggTGATCTTGTGGCTCGCTTCGATAGAAAGGGAATGGGCGTTTTAAAATGGAGGGATAAACGAATGCAAAGATGATTTCGTCCAAGTATGGACTTTTCAGGCAAGAGGGGAGGGAAGTCCACTAAACCCGCTATGATGGACACTCACAATAAACATATGGGAGGCATAGACAAGGTTGATGAATTGTTGCTTATTATATTTGCGAAACGAAGAAGAAGTTGGTGCCTAACATTGAGAATATACtttattcagataataatgaacaaatatttcacattacaCCCAAGATTTAAAGGAACACCCATACATTTGTTAGAACACtgcaatgaaatgataaaatcattGCTAAATGTCCTACCTGAGGGGAAGCCTTCAATgagttcctttaaaaatattcacttcttaagaaatgtaaagaaaaggaagaaagaagtgcagcgtatgtgccaaaaatagagtgaggaaaGGTGGTAGCACTTGCCATTCAGATAGCCGGTGGAAACCGGGGTTGTGTTGCACGGGTTGCATAGCTTAGTCAATGCTGTTTGTGGCAGGCGCAACGgttcgaacttttttttttaaaacaagcataggattattatttttcacggtATGTATAGAGACAAATCTACTCGGCTCTGCTAAAAAACCACTGTCGATCATGgggacatttttcatcaaaatggcaaaaagggagagtattaaataattaatgcatgataaGGGTGGTAGGTGTAACCCCACGGTTTCATATGTTGGCAGAAAATGAAGTAAGCAGGTGCTGGGAGAAATAAGATGTAGAGATTACCGAGCTTAGATTTGGAGTGGTGTCAGAGGATACTCGCGAATTTTTCAAGATAGCAGAATTATCATCCAATGGTACACATATCCTTTTTCTTTGTGCATTCTCCTCAATATAGTAATCAAGCCGTTGTGTTCACCTTGGGTGGCGTAGCATACAGCAGAGTGAGACCAACCGTGGGAGTTGCATTGCGAGAAGCCAAGGAGATAACGTCAACAATCAACAAGCCCGAAAACTGCAAAAGTCGAcaaaaacatgtaaacaaaatCTAATGAAACAATTTACGAGAATACCTCCTCTAGAACATACGACACTGATAATCGActgtgaaaatttcctttcatagCAAATTTAACGTCATAGAGGCAAAAATCTGCTATATTTGCGGCTTGTATCTCCTCGGCAACAATgatatgtaaaaatgtatccctGTAAGTTTCACCACTTAATTTGAGCTGTTCCTGTTGGCGGAGGACTACTCACCCTTCCTCACAATGCTCTCTTTATAATTAGCTGGCATGGAATCAGCGAAAAGAGGATAAGCGCAGGGGTGCATTAGGACTAAACAACCGTTAAGGGGAGACGCGATAAGCCAGCCGCAATCGACAGCCAACAATCCCGAAAGCTGCGGAAATCGacgcaaaaacgtaaacaaagtCTAATGATACTATCTACGAGAATACGTCATGAAATACcgtacgacactaatagccgacTGTGAAAATTCCTTTTTAGAGCAACTTTGACGTCACAGACGTAAACATCTGCTAGATTTGAGTCTCCTATCTCCAGGGTGAGCATACATTATAAGAAAGTGATCTTGTTAGTTGCCCCACTTAACTTGAGGCATTTATTTTGCGGAGGAATACGCATCCTATTCCCAATGCTATGTTTGTAATTAGCTGGCGTGGTCCTCAGTGAAAATAGGGAGAGCGAAGGGAGTGCATTTAGACTAGCCAGCCGTTTAGGCGAGGACGACAAACCTGCCGTTCAATGGACAGTCAATAGGCCCAGAAGGTgacgaaaatacaaaaaaattctaaGGGTACCATTTTCGAGCAATCCACATCCCTTAACAAGCACCACGTAAAGATGGCgacgaaaaagtaattttgaaagcATATCTGACGTACTAGATGCAAAATCTGCGAGTTTTAAGTGTTGTGTCTCCACTTCGAGAATGGCATATAAGAAGGTAGCTGAGTGTTTCAATGGACAGTGAAGACGCCCAAAAGCAATAGAAGgctagaaaaagataaaaaatcaaatgataccGATTACAAGAACACCTCCTGGGATGACTTACGGCAC comes from Ischnura elegans chromosome X, ioIscEleg1.1, whole genome shotgun sequence and encodes:
- the LOC124171288 gene encoding uncharacterized protein LOC124171288, whose product is MAEKIKELIIKRGHIKARVTRFKNFVERVEIPDGIHELRLRLEKFKDIWQKFEDVQSEIELLNAGSEGEWEEFEDAYFDAVSKAEQIIQSPTASKSKEKGHDVAPVKLPQINLSANSTPFIPSSTKIQSTTASLPCQGEASTASSSSSCHFSVETNLEDQVKNFWKLEECKPASKLSAEKVKCEEHFKKNTTRGADGRFIVRLPIKGDISHLGDSEQIANRTFMMIEKRLQRDEERKLAYSLFMKEYRDLGHIKLVVEEEDHPPRKESHRDPRAAAVVMKDFYVDDLLTGSSSIEEAEKIQEGIITLLERGGFKLRKWCSNHPALLKKIPLNHREASYQIRPEGNNTIRSLGILWNPNADVFHFDTKNFDCKARVSKRSVLSDLARIFDPLGLIGPIILKAKIFLQRLWELRLEWDESLPAELHSKWLDFRESFRCLNDLRLPRRVIAKNCSVYEIHGFCDASESAYGACVYVRSIESDGKFMMRLLCSKSRVAPLKKTTLPRLELCAAVLLANLIQKVSSSLSFSGSPTLWSDSTVVLSWLKAPSSDWKTFVANRVAEIHELTSKCKWRHIRGVDNPADHISRGITPQQLHEMASWWQGPPWMNGHENEWPPESFIEMLELPEKRPMATALIAVEVNQLIQRYSSLSKLQRVTAYCLRFRHNASKSRTERKTGELTAREIEAALTQLIKAAQREVFFNELHDLQRKNQVSRKTSLKNLHAFLDENNVIRVGGRISSSNISYSQKHPIVLPPKHHLTKLSVMQEHIRQLHAGPQLLLSSIRQRFWPLSGRNLCRQIVHQCTRCFRSNPKAVPQLMGNLPRQRLEPTRPFLRCGVDYCGPIYVKTSRRRGSQPIKAYISVFVCFSTKTVHLELVGDLTTEAFLGALKRFTSRRGKCSDIYSDNGTNFVGANRELKDLKKVFSSKSHQERLHHYSSSQGINWHLIPPRSPHFGGLWEAAVRSLKYHLRRIVGNASLTYEETYTYLTMIEACLISRPITQMSSDPNDLNPLTPGHFLIGDALTAIPDPNMIDIPVNRLSRWQHVTRMQQHFWSRWHKEYLSSLQVRPKWTREAPSMQQGDLVLIKEDNLPPLRWSLGRIVQLHPGEDGVSRVATVRTTAGLIRRAVNKLCPLPKEES